Below is a genomic region from Deltaproteobacteria bacterium.
GAACGCCTACATCAAAGGCATCTGTGACATTATGCGGAGGTCGGGTAGGGCTGGGGAACAAGGTATATTTTGAAAAGGATCTAAAAATGTAGTAGCTTGGATGGAAATGTAGTAGTTTTATATAATTCAACTTAATTTTGAAGGAACTACATTCCTTCCTTCCGGTGGCTTTTTTCAGTTCATGTTGCTCACCATTTTTACCGCATTGCCTTTGTCACCCCGAAAGGAGCTGGAAGGATTGGTGGAGGAATTTAAAGAAATATATAATAAAGTAGCTTATGGAGGAGGAAAGGGAATGAAATCCGTTGATGAAATCAATATTTCTAATAAAGAGAAACTTATTTTACGGGAAATTAAAGAGGCCGTGCAAAGGATCACGCCAAATGCAGAGATCGTATTTTTTGGTTCCAGGGCCCGAGGAGAGGTGGCTCATGAATCAGATTGGGATATCCTTATCCTTGCAGATAACGTCACCTATGAATTAAAAGATGAGCTATGCACTGCTCTCTACGACATGGAGCTGGAAAAAGACATTATTATTAATCCCCTCATATTAAATAAAAAGGAGTGGGTGTCCGGACTTTTCTCTAACCATCCTACCCATAGGAATGTCGAAAGAGAGGGTGTTTTGATACCATGAACCGAAGTGACCTTCAGGAACTCCATTACATCACCACCATGAGGAATGTTCCTTCGATTATTTCCAGGGGCATCCTTTCTCACAAGCAGTCGAAAGAGATAAACCATAATTCTGTTGCCATGGAGGTAATTCAGGAGCGAAGGAAGAAGAAAGTTGTTCCTGGTGGACGTCCATTACAAGAGTATGTGAATCTGTATATCCATGCCAGAAATCCAACGCTCTATGTTCTCCGATCTCGTCATACTGATCTTTGCATTTTCCGTATAAGTACGCAAATTCTTGACTTGCCAGAGGTTATTATAACCGATA
It encodes:
- a CDS encoding nucleotidyltransferase domain-containing protein, producing the protein MVEEFKEIYNKVAYGGGKGMKSVDEINISNKEKLILREIKEAVQRITPNAEIVFFGSRARGEVAHESDWDILILADNVTYELKDELCTALYDMELEKDIIINPLILNKKEWVSGLFSNHPTHRNVEREGVLIP
- a CDS encoding DUF4433 domain-containing protein; this encodes MNRSDLQELHYITTMRNVPSIISRGILSHKQSKEINHNSVAMEVIQERRKKKVVPGGRPLQEYVNLYIHARNPTLYVLRSRHTDLCIFRISTQILDLPEVIITDSNASSDYVRFAPAPRGLSIVDKEMTFAEYWAHPDPFEAMRRKSAKCAEVLVPDRIDPSLIMGAYVSCPEAKAAVEALGVDIPVTINSYLFFT